A portion of the uncultured Draconibacterium sp. genome contains these proteins:
- a CDS encoding tryptophanase, with product MELPFAESYKIKMVEPIYKSTREQREEWIKKANYNLFNLRSEQVFIDLLTDSGTGSMSQNQWAAIMTGDESYAGSSSYYHLKDAIKNILGFDYFLPTHQGRAAENVLFSVLVKEGHVVPGNSHFDTTKGHIEYRKATAVDCTIDEAFDTESLHPFKGNIDLEKLEAVYSTHPAEQIPMVIVTLTCNTSGGQPVSMQNLRDVHALSEEYGVKVVFDSARFAENAWFIQQREDEYRYSTIKEIVAEMFSYADAMTMSSKKDGMVNIGGFIAMKEEELLKEASVFNIMFEGFNTYGGMAGRDMNALAVGLDEVTTGYYLENRIQQVAYLGNRLIKWGIPVQKPIGGHAVFVDAKKFLGHVPKEEYIAQTLAIELYLEAGVRGVEVGTLLADRDPLTRENRYPKLEMLRLAIPRRTYTNNHMDVVAVALKNIFDRREEIDHGYRIKKEAPIMRHFSVELEHAEKEHKK from the coding sequence ATGGAATTACCATTTGCAGAATCATATAAAATTAAGATGGTTGAACCCATCTATAAAAGTACGCGCGAACAACGCGAAGAGTGGATTAAAAAGGCGAACTACAACCTTTTTAATTTACGAAGCGAACAGGTTTTTATCGATTTGTTAACCGACAGCGGAACGGGCTCGATGAGTCAAAACCAGTGGGCCGCAATTATGACCGGCGACGAGAGTTATGCCGGATCATCGTCATATTATCACTTAAAAGATGCGATAAAGAACATATTGGGTTTTGATTATTTTCTGCCTACTCATCAGGGGCGGGCTGCCGAAAATGTGTTGTTTTCGGTGTTGGTAAAAGAAGGCCATGTGGTTCCCGGAAACAGTCATTTTGATACAACAAAAGGCCATATTGAATACCGGAAAGCGACAGCTGTAGATTGTACTATCGATGAGGCTTTTGATACGGAATCGTTGCACCCGTTTAAAGGTAATATCGATTTGGAGAAGCTTGAAGCTGTTTATTCCACACATCCGGCAGAACAAATTCCAATGGTTATTGTAACGCTCACATGCAACACTTCGGGCGGGCAACCGGTGTCGATGCAAAACCTTCGTGATGTGCATGCATTATCAGAAGAATATGGGGTTAAAGTGGTATTCGATTCAGCACGTTTTGCTGAAAATGCCTGGTTTATTCAGCAACGCGAAGATGAATACCGCTACAGCACGATTAAAGAAATTGTGGCTGAAATGTTTTCGTATGCCGATGCGATGACAATGAGTAGCAAGAAGGACGGCATGGTAAATATTGGCGGATTTATAGCCATGAAAGAGGAGGAGCTGCTAAAAGAAGCTTCGGTTTTTAATATTATGTTCGAAGGATTTAATACCTACGGCGGAATGGCTGGCCGCGATATGAACGCGCTGGCCGTTGGACTGGATGAAGTTACAACAGGATATTACCTCGAAAACCGAATTCAACAGGTTGCGTATTTGGGAAACCGGTTGATTAAATGGGGAATTCCGGTGCAGAAACCTATTGGTGGTCACGCTGTTTTTGTTGATGCCAAGAAATTTTTGGGCCACGTTCCGAAAGAGGAATACATTGCACAAACGCTGGCAATTGAGTTGTACCTTGAGGCAGGAGTTCGTGGTGTAGAAGTGGGAACGTTGTTGGCCGACCGTGATCCGCTTACACGCGAAAACCGTTATCCAAAACTGGAAATGCTACGTTTGGCGATTCCGCGCCGAACTTACACCAACAATCACATGGATGTGGTGGCGGTGGCGTTAAAAAATATCTTCGATCGACGCGAAGAGATTGATCATGGTTACCGCATTAAAAAGGAAGCTCCAATTATGCGCCACTTTTCGGTGGAACTGGAACATGCTGAAAAAGAACACAAAAAATAA